The following proteins are encoded in a genomic region of Asterias amurensis chromosome 5, ASM3211899v1:
- the LOC139937403 gene encoding protein FMC1 homolog, whose amino-acid sequence MAANNSINTLRLMRSLIRELRLVKKSSPRDTMAYSFLVDQFRKNQVTSEKHCKAHNEMLHQAQTYLCMLKSTREHEAIQTVYRRGERTVEESAKLVGLKLPKPPGE is encoded by the exons ATGGCGGCTAATAACAGCATAAACACATTACGATTGATGCGATCTTTAATACGGGAGCTTCGCCTGGTAAAAAAG AGTTCTCCGAGGGATACAATGGCCTACAGTTTCTTGGTTGATCAATTCCGAAAGAACCAGGTGACATCAGAGAAGCACTGTAAAGCACACAATGAGATGCTCCACCAGGCGCAGACGTATCTATGCATGCTCAAGAGTACAAGAGAACATGAG GCCATCCAAACTGTGTATAGAAGGGGAGAGAGGACAGTAGAGGAGAGTGCCAAGCTAGTGGGATTGAAACTGCCGAAACCTCCTGGAGAGTAG
- the LOC139937474 gene encoding uncharacterized protein isoform X1 encodes MMAVWWGLPVPLILVFLSVGMGYRSGAPREACVTMQPGHTNTVAMTAESPYHLEVHLELTPAGEYVVVSIEGTSSFRGFFLQARDADSSSTDAVGSFPSGGFNSGRSETVSCNDVADSALTHSNKGVKREMTGTWKAPEDGHVKAVYFIATVVRSFDEYWVGIVSRTIHLTGRVDNDESTFTTPLSGSASSTFTTAESAPSKSPYGYPSSYPETTTVPGGVTSDSSTITDDDSATTGVSDNQSTSATMDDQPVSTGWTTNSQRTTGKHEVTQYEAFESTAADDRSRVTTDSYVDIFTTRNTVSNRRTLTKSDLSTSAELSTPVDLSTPEDVLTHVELSTQSYETTIKEMTEDLSTITSSRIHHRTHLTHTGATLNSTPSTPLSTVVNISRPVDSTTPTHIDVSRRSEMSTTPSERTSKKTDELMSTLSSTTVQPRTQPPHLSSTMESTLSTTIESSTPAPVEMEVSTTLSKTEDDTDSSYASSSTTFQPRTQLTHLPLESTTDSSLGTIITSGTSTTNEPITAFITDSPTTGTDYHTTPLGEENTSTVDQPKQSTDDVSEEVTVKPFENVTDYAHSSPDPTTNNSTVSDNSQTTVDFETSSRYNATFEVSTLDASTDSTTTDGATQTEPQATTTAETIPVSSNTPLGPQATTRGETTPVTVSTFPPVPQRTDDVTEVATNDNTEVMDFSTSVSYAELSTYVPIATSTDTAPLATSTTERASFTLEEPNEVRMRLRIVDIPFTEDFRDSNSNTYKRVADEVEQAIWDLYMRNKVTTMETVKVLQITKGSVVPEVQLLASQDLIAAEKSNWLSVMYNEISSGGKLGNFTVSDISALSADGTYTEVDPCFLLPCPDSMVCFVYQSSCFSNCFLNTNYCMNDGACRDPLGNTQLVSCSCTSNHEGERCEVTKIPVTPDTGDLNVNSLFAILWGSVGAVCFVLIVIFLTLLIRKMRKRRSWRHTAKLMSSRESGLSQHSGESQMESYAKHLTSIRAGVLIDLSNISISASEDESNDPRRRSRSSSSATSETESLDQQPRFIDGGVHIGGMPDILQGASTTDYELDIMTRPLNPKRKSVSFNDVTEMIDFVATENFSLAANREGADSSGNFQVRWDFQVDSSQSGGASTS; translated from the exons ATGATGGCGGTGTGGTGGGGTCTGCCGGTACCGCTGATCCTGGTGTTTCTCAGCGTCGGGATGGGGTACCGGTCAGGTGCTCCGAGAGAGGCTTGCGTCACCATGCAACCGGGACACACGAACACAGTTGCCATGACAGCGGAGAGCCCTTATCATCTTGAAGTGCATCTGGAGTTGACGCCCGCAGGCGAGTATGTTGTTG TTTCAATCGAGGGAACTTCATCCTTCAGAGGATTTTTTCTTCAAGCCAGGGACGCCGATAGCTCTAGCACCGATGCAGTTGGTTCGTTCCCTTCAGGTGGATTCAACAGTGGCCGCTCGGAGACGGTTTCCTGTAACGATGTTGCGGACAGCGCCCTCACACATTCCAACAAGGGAGTGAAGAGAGAGATGACTGGCACTTGGAAAGCTCCCGAGGACGGTCACGTAAAGGCGGTGTATTTCAT TGCTACAGTTGTGCGATCTTTCGACGAGTACTGGGTCGGCATTGTATCTCGGACTATCCATTTGACGGGGCGAGTCGACAACGACGAGAGCACCTTCACAACACCATTATCGGGTAGCGCCAGCTCAACCTTCACCACAGCGGAATCGGCACCGTCAAAATCACCCTACGGCTACCCCAGCAGCTACCCTGAAACTACAACGGTTCCAGGGGGAGTAACCAGTGACTCTTCGACCATCACCGATGATGACTCTGCCACGACAGGAGTTTCTGACAATCAATCCACCTCGGCCACTATGGATGATCAACCTGTATCCACAGGTTGGACCACCAACAGCCAGAGGACTACTGGTAAACATGAAGTTACGCAATATGAAGCTTTTGAAAGTACCGCAGCTGACGACAGATCACGTGTCACAACTGATTCTTATGTGGACATATTTACTACACGAAATACGGTTTCAAACCGAAGAACTTTGACAAAATCAGACTTGTCGACATCAGCTGAATTGTCAACACCAGTAGATTTGTCGACACCGGAGGATGTTTTGACGCATGTGGAACTGTCGACACAATCTTATGAGACAACGATCAAGGAAATGACAGAAGACTTGTCGACAATAACTTCTTCAAGAATACACCACAGAACACATTTAACACATACCGGTGCAACATTAAATTCAACCCCCAGCACACCATTAAGCACAGTAGTAAACATTTCAAGACCGGTCGATTCGACGACACCGACACACATTGATGTATCAAGACGTTCCGAAATGTCGACAACACCATCCGAGAGGACGAGTAAGAAAACAGATGAGTTAATGTCAACACTTTCTTCAACTACAGTACAGCCAAGAACGCAGCCGCCACATTTGTCATCTACGATGGAGTCGACGTTGAGTACAACAATAGAGTCGTCGACACCTGCACCCGTTGAGATGGAAGTGTCGACAACACTGAGTAAGACAGAAGATGATACAGATTCAAGTTACGCATCTTCCTCGACAACATTTCAACCAAGAACACAACTCACACATCTGCCATTAGAATCCACCACAGACTCATCGCTGGGCACAATCATAACCTCAGGCACCTCGACCACGAACGAACCGATTACGGCATTCATAACTGATAGCCCAACAACGGGCACAGACTACCATACAACACCACTTGGGGAGGAAAACACCTCTACAGTAGATCAACCAAAACAAAGTACGGATGATGTTTCTGAAGAAGTTACGGTCAAACCGTTCGAAAATGTTACAGATTATGCACACAGTTCACCAGACCCCACAACTAACAATTCAACCGTGTCCGATAACTCACAAACAACGGTAGATTTTGAAACGTCTTCACGATATAATGCTACTTTCGAAGTATCAACACTTGACGCTTCAACAGATTCTACGACTACTGACGGTGCAACTCAAACTGAACCACAAGCAACAACGACAGCTGAAACAATCCCAGTTAGTTCAAATACTCCACTTGGACCGCAAGCAACAACGAGAGGTGAAACAACCCCAGTTACTGTTTCAACTTTTCCTCCTGTCCCCCAAAGAACAGATGATGTAACTGAAGTTGCAACCAATGATAACACAGAAGTGATGGATTTTTCTACATCAGTGAGTTATGCAGAATTATCCACTTATGTACCAATAGCTACATCAACAGACACCGCACCTCTGGCCACATCCACTACCGAAAGAGCAAGCTTCACTTTag aagAGCCAAACGAAGTTCGAATGCGATTGAGGATTGTCGATATCCCGTTCACGGAAGATTTTCGAGATTCAAACTCCAATACATATAAGAGAGTTGCAGATGAGGTCGAGCAGGCA ATTTGGGACTTGTACATGCGAAACAAGGTTACAACAATGGAGACGGTGAAGGTTCTTCAAATAAC AAAAGGCAGCGTAGTCCCAGAAGTACAGCTTCTTGCGTCACAAGACTTGATTGCAGCTGAAAAATCTAACTGGCTTAGTGTCATGTACAACGAAATCAGCAGCGGTGGTAAACTTGGAAACTTCACTGTTTCTGACATATCCGCATTATCAGCAGATG GAACCTACACGGAAGTCGACCCGTGTTTTCTTCTCCCCTGCCCGGACTCGATGGTCTGCTTCGTCTACCAGAGCTCGTGTTTCTCAAACTGTTTTCTTAACACCAACTACTGTATGAATGACGGTGCCTGCAGGGACCCACTGGGTAACACACAGTTGGTGTCATGCAG TTGCACCTCAAACCATGAAGGTGAACGATGCGAAGTCACAAAGATTCCAGTAACACCAGACACAG GTGATCTCAACGTCAACTCTCTCTTTGCCATTCTATGGGGTTCAGTTGGTGCAGTGTGCTTCGTCCTAATCGTGATCTTTTTAACATTGTTGATCAGGAAAATGAGGAAAAGACGCTCTTGGAG ACACACGGCGAAGCTGATGAGCAGCCGTGAATCGGGACTCTCCCAACACTCCGGTGAATCTCAGATGGAGAGCTATGCTAAACACCTGACATCGATACGTGCAGGCGTACTGATTGATCTCTCCAACATCAGCATCAGCGCCAGTGAAGACGAGAGCAACGACCCCCGGAGGAGATCCAGGAGCTCCTCCTCCGCAACGTCAGAGACAGAGTCTCTTGACCAGCAGCCCAGGTTCATCGATGGCGGCGTACACATAGGAGGCATGCCCGATATACTCCAGGGCGCATCGACAACAGACTACGAACTCGATATCATGACTCGACCTTTGAACCCCAAGAGGAAATCCGTCAGTTTCAATGACGTCACGGAGATGATCGACTTCGTTGCGACTGAGAACTTCAGCCTCGCGGCGAACAGAGAGGGCGCTGACAGCAGCGGGAACTTTCAAGTGCGATGGGATTTTCAGGTGGATAGCTCGCAGTCGGGAGGCGCTTCTACGTCGTGA
- the LOC139937474 gene encoding uncharacterized protein isoform X2, which translates to MTGTWKAPEDGHVKAVYFIATVVRSFDEYWVGIVSRTIHLTGRVDNDESTFTTPLSGSASSTFTTAESAPSKSPYGYPSSYPETTTVPGGVTSDSSTITDDDSATTGVSDNQSTSATMDDQPVSTGWTTNSQRTTGKHEVTQYEAFESTAADDRSRVTTDSYVDIFTTRNTVSNRRTLTKSDLSTSAELSTPVDLSTPEDVLTHVELSTQSYETTIKEMTEDLSTITSSRIHHRTHLTHTGATLNSTPSTPLSTVVNISRPVDSTTPTHIDVSRRSEMSTTPSERTSKKTDELMSTLSSTTVQPRTQPPHLSSTMESTLSTTIESSTPAPVEMEVSTTLSKTEDDTDSSYASSSTTFQPRTQLTHLPLESTTDSSLGTIITSGTSTTNEPITAFITDSPTTGTDYHTTPLGEENTSTVDQPKQSTDDVSEEVTVKPFENVTDYAHSSPDPTTNNSTVSDNSQTTVDFETSSRYNATFEVSTLDASTDSTTTDGATQTEPQATTTAETIPVSSNTPLGPQATTRGETTPVTVSTFPPVPQRTDDVTEVATNDNTEVMDFSTSVSYAELSTYVPIATSTDTAPLATSTTERASFTLEEPNEVRMRLRIVDIPFTEDFRDSNSNTYKRVADEVEQAIWDLYMRNKVTTMETVKVLQITKGSVVPEVQLLASQDLIAAEKSNWLSVMYNEISSGGKLGNFTVSDISALSADGTYTEVDPCFLLPCPDSMVCFVYQSSCFSNCFLNTNYCMNDGACRDPLGNTQLVSCSCTSNHEGERCEVTKIPVTPDTGDLNVNSLFAILWGSVGAVCFVLIVIFLTLLIRKMRKRRSWRHTAKLMSSRESGLSQHSGESQMESYAKHLTSIRAGVLIDLSNISISASEDESNDPRRRSRSSSSATSETESLDQQPRFIDGGVHIGGMPDILQGASTTDYELDIMTRPLNPKRKSVSFNDVTEMIDFVATENFSLAANREGADSSGNFQVRWDFQVDSSQSGGASTS; encoded by the exons ATGACTGGCACTTGGAAAGCTCCCGAGGACGGTCACGTAAAGGCGGTGTATTTCAT TGCTACAGTTGTGCGATCTTTCGACGAGTACTGGGTCGGCATTGTATCTCGGACTATCCATTTGACGGGGCGAGTCGACAACGACGAGAGCACCTTCACAACACCATTATCGGGTAGCGCCAGCTCAACCTTCACCACAGCGGAATCGGCACCGTCAAAATCACCCTACGGCTACCCCAGCAGCTACCCTGAAACTACAACGGTTCCAGGGGGAGTAACCAGTGACTCTTCGACCATCACCGATGATGACTCTGCCACGACAGGAGTTTCTGACAATCAATCCACCTCGGCCACTATGGATGATCAACCTGTATCCACAGGTTGGACCACCAACAGCCAGAGGACTACTGGTAAACATGAAGTTACGCAATATGAAGCTTTTGAAAGTACCGCAGCTGACGACAGATCACGTGTCACAACTGATTCTTATGTGGACATATTTACTACACGAAATACGGTTTCAAACCGAAGAACTTTGACAAAATCAGACTTGTCGACATCAGCTGAATTGTCAACACCAGTAGATTTGTCGACACCGGAGGATGTTTTGACGCATGTGGAACTGTCGACACAATCTTATGAGACAACGATCAAGGAAATGACAGAAGACTTGTCGACAATAACTTCTTCAAGAATACACCACAGAACACATTTAACACATACCGGTGCAACATTAAATTCAACCCCCAGCACACCATTAAGCACAGTAGTAAACATTTCAAGACCGGTCGATTCGACGACACCGACACACATTGATGTATCAAGACGTTCCGAAATGTCGACAACACCATCCGAGAGGACGAGTAAGAAAACAGATGAGTTAATGTCAACACTTTCTTCAACTACAGTACAGCCAAGAACGCAGCCGCCACATTTGTCATCTACGATGGAGTCGACGTTGAGTACAACAATAGAGTCGTCGACACCTGCACCCGTTGAGATGGAAGTGTCGACAACACTGAGTAAGACAGAAGATGATACAGATTCAAGTTACGCATCTTCCTCGACAACATTTCAACCAAGAACACAACTCACACATCTGCCATTAGAATCCACCACAGACTCATCGCTGGGCACAATCATAACCTCAGGCACCTCGACCACGAACGAACCGATTACGGCATTCATAACTGATAGCCCAACAACGGGCACAGACTACCATACAACACCACTTGGGGAGGAAAACACCTCTACAGTAGATCAACCAAAACAAAGTACGGATGATGTTTCTGAAGAAGTTACGGTCAAACCGTTCGAAAATGTTACAGATTATGCACACAGTTCACCAGACCCCACAACTAACAATTCAACCGTGTCCGATAACTCACAAACAACGGTAGATTTTGAAACGTCTTCACGATATAATGCTACTTTCGAAGTATCAACACTTGACGCTTCAACAGATTCTACGACTACTGACGGTGCAACTCAAACTGAACCACAAGCAACAACGACAGCTGAAACAATCCCAGTTAGTTCAAATACTCCACTTGGACCGCAAGCAACAACGAGAGGTGAAACAACCCCAGTTACTGTTTCAACTTTTCCTCCTGTCCCCCAAAGAACAGATGATGTAACTGAAGTTGCAACCAATGATAACACAGAAGTGATGGATTTTTCTACATCAGTGAGTTATGCAGAATTATCCACTTATGTACCAATAGCTACATCAACAGACACCGCACCTCTGGCCACATCCACTACCGAAAGAGCAAGCTTCACTTTag aagAGCCAAACGAAGTTCGAATGCGATTGAGGATTGTCGATATCCCGTTCACGGAAGATTTTCGAGATTCAAACTCCAATACATATAAGAGAGTTGCAGATGAGGTCGAGCAGGCA ATTTGGGACTTGTACATGCGAAACAAGGTTACAACAATGGAGACGGTGAAGGTTCTTCAAATAAC AAAAGGCAGCGTAGTCCCAGAAGTACAGCTTCTTGCGTCACAAGACTTGATTGCAGCTGAAAAATCTAACTGGCTTAGTGTCATGTACAACGAAATCAGCAGCGGTGGTAAACTTGGAAACTTCACTGTTTCTGACATATCCGCATTATCAGCAGATG GAACCTACACGGAAGTCGACCCGTGTTTTCTTCTCCCCTGCCCGGACTCGATGGTCTGCTTCGTCTACCAGAGCTCGTGTTTCTCAAACTGTTTTCTTAACACCAACTACTGTATGAATGACGGTGCCTGCAGGGACCCACTGGGTAACACACAGTTGGTGTCATGCAG TTGCACCTCAAACCATGAAGGTGAACGATGCGAAGTCACAAAGATTCCAGTAACACCAGACACAG GTGATCTCAACGTCAACTCTCTCTTTGCCATTCTATGGGGTTCAGTTGGTGCAGTGTGCTTCGTCCTAATCGTGATCTTTTTAACATTGTTGATCAGGAAAATGAGGAAAAGACGCTCTTGGAG ACACACGGCGAAGCTGATGAGCAGCCGTGAATCGGGACTCTCCCAACACTCCGGTGAATCTCAGATGGAGAGCTATGCTAAACACCTGACATCGATACGTGCAGGCGTACTGATTGATCTCTCCAACATCAGCATCAGCGCCAGTGAAGACGAGAGCAACGACCCCCGGAGGAGATCCAGGAGCTCCTCCTCCGCAACGTCAGAGACAGAGTCTCTTGACCAGCAGCCCAGGTTCATCGATGGCGGCGTACACATAGGAGGCATGCCCGATATACTCCAGGGCGCATCGACAACAGACTACGAACTCGATATCATGACTCGACCTTTGAACCCCAAGAGGAAATCCGTCAGTTTCAATGACGTCACGGAGATGATCGACTTCGTTGCGACTGAGAACTTCAGCCTCGCGGCGAACAGAGAGGGCGCTGACAGCAGCGGGAACTTTCAAGTGCGATGGGATTTTCAGGTGGATAGCTCGCAGTCGGGAGGCGCTTCTACGTCGTGA